In one Cupriavidus taiwanensis genomic region, the following are encoded:
- a CDS encoding SAM-dependent methyltransferase, with protein sequence MPRPPLFALALLSAAALAYEILLMRLLSIILWHHFAYMMISVALLGYGAAGALVALAQPALVRRFVPVFAGGALLFGLSALVCFELAQRVGFNPLEILWEPTQPLRLVAIYLLLLVPFLCAATSVCLAFARFPGQVPRLYSFDILGAGLGSLGIIAALFVLDPVDALRLVSMAGMAAAALACSECRAHRPWLPALLLAAAAVPAAIPGGWIALRPSEYKELSQALRIGDARVVAQRSSPLGLVTVVESPSIPLRHAPGLSLNASAEPPPQLAVFTDGDGLSALNRYDGRREPLAYLGDLTSALPYHLLQAPRVLVLGSGAGADVLQALYHGASAVDAVELNPQVIGLVQDRFGAFSGKPYSAAGVQVHVGEARGFLAASRQRYDLIQVALLDSFSTSSAGLYALSESYLYTVEAFEAYLRHLRPGGLLAITRWVSLPPRDIPKLFATAVAAMARAGVSDPSRRLVLLRGWKTATLVVKHGDFEPAEIGALLDFSRARSFDVEYHPGIRPGAANRYNVLDQPDFFDAAQALLGPEREHFLSRYKFDVRPATDDRPYFFHFFKWRTLPELIALKAQGGLPLLDWGYPVLVATLLQATAAALLLIGVPLRVLRRRAPASRVPAARTGFYFVAVGLGFMFVEIAFIQKFILFLSHPLYAVAVVLCAFLCFAGLGSRFAPRLPARPGPGHGRRQVALATGGVCAVSLLYLVALPVVFPLLIAWPDPARVAIAVALIAPLAFLMGMPFPLALSGLAARDHTLVPWAWGINACASVVAAVLATLLAIHAGFTVVVLVALLLYAGAALACP encoded by the coding sequence ATGCCACGCCCGCCGCTGTTTGCCCTGGCCTTGCTCTCGGCCGCCGCGCTGGCCTACGAAATCCTGCTGATGCGGCTGCTTTCGATCATCCTGTGGCATCACTTCGCCTACATGATGATCAGCGTGGCCCTGCTCGGCTACGGCGCCGCGGGCGCGCTGGTGGCACTGGCGCAGCCGGCGCTGGTGCGGCGTTTCGTGCCGGTGTTTGCCGGCGGCGCGCTGCTGTTCGGCCTCAGCGCCCTGGTCTGCTTCGAACTCGCGCAGCGCGTCGGCTTCAACCCGCTGGAAATCCTTTGGGAGCCCACGCAGCCGCTGCGCCTGGTGGCGATCTACCTGCTGCTGTTGGTGCCGTTCCTGTGCGCGGCCACCAGCGTGTGCCTGGCCTTTGCCCGCTTCCCCGGGCAGGTGCCACGGCTCTACAGCTTCGACATCCTTGGCGCGGGGCTGGGGAGCCTGGGCATCATCGCGGCGCTGTTCGTGCTGGATCCGGTCGATGCACTGCGCCTGGTCAGCATGGCAGGCATGGCCGCGGCGGCTCTGGCCTGCAGCGAATGCCGGGCGCACCGTCCCTGGCTGCCGGCGCTGCTGCTGGCCGCGGCAGCGGTGCCGGCGGCCATACCCGGCGGCTGGATCGCGTTGCGGCCGTCGGAGTACAAGGAGCTGAGCCAGGCGCTGCGCATCGGCGACGCGCGCGTGGTGGCGCAGCGCTCGAGTCCCCTCGGCCTGGTCACGGTGGTCGAGAGTCCGTCGATCCCGCTGCGCCATGCGCCCGGCCTCAGCCTGAATGCCAGCGCGGAACCGCCGCCGCAGCTCGCCGTGTTTACCGACGGCGACGGCCTGAGCGCGCTCAATCGCTATGACGGCCGGCGCGAGCCGCTGGCCTACCTGGGCGACCTGACCTCGGCGCTGCCGTATCACCTGCTGCAGGCGCCGCGCGTGCTGGTGCTGGGCAGCGGTGCCGGCGCCGACGTGCTGCAGGCGCTCTACCACGGCGCCAGCGCGGTCGATGCGGTCGAGCTGAACCCCCAGGTGATCGGACTGGTGCAGGACCGCTTTGGCGCGTTTTCGGGCAAGCCGTACAGCGCCGCGGGCGTGCAGGTGCATGTCGGCGAGGCGCGCGGCTTCCTGGCGGCCAGCCGGCAGCGCTACGACCTGATCCAGGTGGCGCTGCTGGATTCCTTCAGCACCTCGTCGGCGGGCCTGTACGCGCTCTCCGAAAGCTACCTCTATACCGTGGAAGCGTTCGAGGCCTATCTGCGCCACCTGCGGCCCGGCGGCCTGCTGGCGATCACGCGCTGGGTCTCGCTGCCGCCGCGCGATATCCCGAAACTCTTCGCCACCGCCGTGGCGGCGATGGCGCGCGCGGGCGTGTCCGATCCGTCGCGACGGCTGGTGCTGCTGCGCGGCTGGAAGACGGCCACGCTGGTGGTCAAGCACGGCGATTTCGAGCCCGCGGAAATCGGCGCGCTGCTCGACTTCAGCCGGGCGCGCTCGTTCGACGTCGAATACCATCCCGGCATCCGGCCCGGCGCAGCCAACCGCTACAACGTGCTCGACCAGCCGGACTTCTTCGATGCCGCGCAGGCGCTGCTCGGCCCCGAGCGCGAGCATTTCCTGTCGCGCTACAAGTTCGACGTGCGGCCCGCCACCGACGACCGGCCCTACTTCTTCCACTTCTTCAAATGGCGCACGCTGCCGGAACTGATCGCGCTGAAGGCGCAGGGCGGGCTGCCCTTGCTGGACTGGGGCTATCCGGTGCTGGTGGCGACGCTGCTGCAGGCCACCGCCGCGGCGCTGCTGCTGATCGGCGTGCCGCTGCGGGTGCTGCGGCGGCGCGCGCCAGCGTCACGGGTGCCGGCGGCGCGCACCGGCTTCTACTTCGTCGCGGTCGGCCTTGGCTTCATGTTCGTCGAGATCGCCTTTATCCAGAAATTCATCCTGTTCCTGAGCCACCCGCTCTATGCCGTGGCGGTGGTGCTGTGCGCGTTCCTGTGCTTTGCCGGACTGGGCAGCCGCTTTGCCCCGCGCCTGCCCGCGCGCCCCGGCCCCGGGCATGGCCGGCGCCAGGTGGCGCTGGCGACCGGCGGCGTGTGCGCCGTGTCGCTGCTCTACCTGGTGGCACTGCCGGTGGTATTCCCGCTGCTGATCGCCTGGCCGGATCCCGCCAGGGTCGCCATCGCGGTGGCGCTGATCGCGCCGCTGGCCTTCCTGATGGGGATGCCGTTCCCGCTCGCGCTGTCCGGACTCGCGGCGCGCGACCACACGCTGGTGCCGTGGGCCTGGGGCATCAATGCCTGCGCCTCGGTGGTGGCGGCGGTGCTGGCCACGCTGCTGGCGATCCACGCCGGCTTTACCGTGGTGGTGCTGGTGGCGTTGCTGCTGTATGCCGGCGCCGCGCTGGCTTGCCCCTGA
- a CDS encoding protein-L-isoaspartate(D-aspartate) O-methyltransferase translates to MIALIALLAVAAMASAGLCRAADDARLTQRAEMVSEIAAIDAGAGVPGRSHGIAPGVMAVMGQVPRHEFVPDPQKPHAYENRPLPIGHGQTISQPYIVALMTDLLRVQPGDSVLEIGTGSGYQAAVLSQLARAVYTIEIIEPLGRQACERLQRLAYRQVACKVGDGYYGWDQHAPYDAIVVTAAASHVPPPLIRQLRPGGRMVIPVGAQFLTQYLLLVEKSADGSVSTRQILPVRFVPLVGKH, encoded by the coding sequence TTGATCGCCTTGATCGCCTTGCTCGCCGTTGCCGCCATGGCATCGGCGGGGCTGTGCCGCGCGGCCGACGATGCACGGCTGACGCAGCGCGCGGAGATGGTCAGCGAGATTGCCGCGATCGACGCCGGCGCCGGCGTGCCTGGCCGCAGCCACGGCATCGCCCCGGGCGTGATGGCCGTAATGGGCCAGGTGCCCCGCCATGAGTTCGTGCCGGACCCGCAGAAGCCGCACGCCTACGAGAACCGGCCGTTGCCGATCGGCCATGGCCAGACCATTTCGCAGCCATATATCGTGGCGCTGATGACCGACCTGCTGCGGGTCCAGCCCGGCGACAGCGTGCTCGAGATCGGCACCGGCTCCGGCTACCAGGCCGCGGTGCTGAGCCAGCTGGCGCGCGCGGTCTACACCATCGAGATCATCGAGCCGCTCGGGCGCCAGGCGTGCGAGCGCCTGCAGCGGCTGGCCTACCGGCAGGTGGCGTGCAAGGTCGGCGACGGCTACTACGGCTGGGACCAGCATGCCCCCTATGACGCCATCGTCGTCACCGCCGCGGCCAGCCACGTGCCGCCGCCGCTGATCCGCCAGCTCAGGCCGGGCGGGCGCATGGTGATCCCGGTGGGCGCGCAGTTCCTGACGCAGTACCTGCTGCTGGTCGAAAAGTCCGCGGACGGCAGCGTCAGCACCCGCCAGATCCTGCCGGTGCGCTTCGTGCCGCTGGTCGGCAAGCACTGA